The sequence AAAACACTAACAGCCAATTTTATATAATCGGGATTGCTTTCTTTTCCCAACTTTTCTAAAGTCTTCCATACACGACGACGGAAATACTCGCGAGTTTTATTACTATAAGCAATTCGAGAATTAGGCTTTTTAAGTTCTTCTATTATGTCATTACTCCATCTACTAGACTGTAAATAATCACCATCATCGAGTATTAAACTCCTATATAAATCATGACAAAAATTTTCTTTTTCTTTCTCAAACCGATAAGCAAGAATCCCAAAAACTTCTTCATCAAGACGATATTCAGCGACTTTAAAAATATGACGAATCCGCTGAAAATAATTCGGTTTGAAAGGTGCTTTTGATATAACATCAATTAATCCAGGGCGTACAATCTCATTATCAATTTCATATATGATTTCCAGAATTTCAAAATCTTCATAATCACAATCTGCTAAATAAGCATTTAACTCAGTTGTAAAATCATCAGACGAATCTTGTTTTAATAACTCTTGAAAAAATGACGGTAAATATTTAATCGCTTCCGCTTGTAATTGTGCTTTCTTCACCTCATCGCAAATTTTTAATGTAGCTTCAAAAGCAATACCGCTGACAAAATCTGCTGTTTCATCACTTTGATAAAGCTTCGTTAACACTCCAATCACATCTTGATTGTTGGAATTTTCACAACACCAACCCAAAGCCCAAGCAATACAATAATCCCGTAAATCTTCCCCAGTACCCAACAAATCAATCAACAACGGAGTTGCTTCTGTTATCTTCAACTCTCCCGCTTTCCAAATTGCCCTTTCCAACTTCCAACTACTGGGTTTATCATCTGCAAGACGGTTGAGAATCGCTTGAATTCTGGGGTTATCAACAGTTGCTACTGGTTGTGTTGGGGTAGTAACGCTACTTGCCGAGACATCAACATATCCCTTCCTCGTCTTCTCCGCCACCAACTTATCAAAAACCTGCTCAGCCTTAGTCAAAGCAACAGGTTGAGTAGTTTTCGTACCTTCCTTTAAATTAGCTCCGCGTCTACCATAACGGAAATTGACAAGATATTTATTTTCAGCAACCTCGCATAAATCAACTTCGTATACCTTATCAGAAGCATCTTTTTGATAATGAAGAGTCTTGCGTTTAATTAATTTCATATATTCCCTCTCACCCGATGTTTTATTTTCGTATACTTTTTCGGGAGTCGCCAGTTTTGAAGAGTTGGGAGTGACGAATTATGAATTAAGAATGTTTATCAAATAGCTACCTGATTAATACCAGTCACTTCATATTTTTCTTCCTCCATTTCCCATAGATTCACCTCGTAAATGTTCTGAGGATTTGCTGAGTCATTAAGTGTTGTACGTTTAATTGATTTCATAAATTTTGGTTTACACCTCGATAATAAATTGTAGATAAACTATCTCTGTTTAACTCTTCCCTCAGCGCTCTTTGCGCGCCACTTGCTACAACGGAGGGAGCCTCCGCAACGCAGTGGCTTGTCTCTGCGGTTTTTTCCAATTCTAATTTTTATTTATAAGTCTAAAAAAGCACAAATCACTATAATCAAAAATATATTTTCGCCTACTTTTTCGGAATTTGCCAATGTCAAATTTGTAGTAATTAACTAAACTGAGTTTTTATCGGGGAATCATAAATATTACTATGTCGAGTAAAAAGAAAGAGCCAAGCGGATGCGGATGTTTAAATATTCCAATATCAGTAATCGTACTGTTTTTAGGAGGTGGCATCTGGCTATTTACTCAGAGAGATAACTTAGGTATCAGCAAAATTATTCCTGATAGCGAGCAATTAAATATTCCTTTTATTTCTGCAAAACCTACTCAGGATAATTCAAAACTTCCTTCAAATCCGGCTCCAGTTGTTTCTTCAAATCCCAAACAATCAACTCAGAAACTTCCTTCAAATCCGGCTCCAATTGCTTCTCCAAAACCGATACCAAAAGTAACTCCCGCTCCTACAGTTTCTCAATCTCCAGAAATCAAAACTCAGACAAAAGCAGTTGCTATTAAACCCAAACCAGTACCTAAGACACCTTGGGAGAAAAAAGAAATTAGGGGAATTTATCTAAGTCGCTACCAAGTTACTAATAATGCTAGCGAGCAAATGATTCGTCAAAGAGTTCGTTACTACAAGAGTAAAGGATTTAATACTATCATTCATGGTGTTTGGGGAAATGCTTGCACCATGTATAAAAGCGAAGTCATGCAGAAAACCCTCGGCTTTAAAAGTTGTCCCAATCTGTTTCGAGATAAATGGTTGGATTGGTTAATTGATGAAGCCCACAAACAGGGAATGGAAGTTCATGCTTATTTTGAAAAAGGAATAAAAATCGATAAGAATAGTCCGATATTCGATTTAGCAGTTGAGAAAAGATGGATTGTTGCCGGTATAGATAAAACCTATGCTGGAATCGATCATTATGTACTTGATGTTGAGATTCCTGAAGTTGCGAATTTCTTTAAAGATATTTTAGTCGAATTTGTACAAAAATATCCCAAAATTGATGCAGTTCAATGGGATGATTATTTAGGTTATCATGCAGAATTACCAGGTAAAGTTAATCGCACCGATAAATTAACGAAATTTACCCAGCAAATGATAACTGCAATGAAGCAAGCAAACCCTTCAGTTAGTTTTGATATTTGTCATCATAATCCTTATTGGGCTAAAAGATATTTCGCTGCTGATTATCAAAAATGGAAGGTTGATAGAATTTTTATTCAGGCATATAACGAAAAAGGTTTTCAAGATGAATTAAATTACGCTAAAAAGGTTGATGGAATTGCCATAAGTGACAGACAGTTTCATCGTGTAGAAGAATTAGTTAAGAATAAAGAGATTAAGAGTATTTTAGTATTTCCCATTGCTGGGAAGCCTAGAGAAACGGCTGCTGAACTAAATAAATTGATATCGAAATAGATATAAGTTCGTAGTTGCGCTTTAGCGCTAAAGTTTTTGGCGCTAAAGCGCAACTACGAACCTGTTTTTTTAATTCAATTCCCACATTAGTGCTTTTGATTCTTTATCTTTAGCTCTATTAATAAAGTTCAATTTCTCTAAAGTCCGTAAATAAATTTTACAGGTATTACTATTTAATCCCGTACCTTTGATTATTTCTTCCGTACTCAGTTTATTATCAGATTTTTTTTTAATTTCTAAAAGTATATGATTTGCAGTATTTATATAAGAAACAAAACACGGATTGGTTATTTCAGAAGGTTTAACTAAATCTTGTTTCTTTGCTTCTTTCAAAATTGAAAATACTTTTTGCTCGTTTGCCATTTTTCAGTGCAATCCTTTTTAGGGATTTTATCATTTTTCGTTACAATCCCGGTTCTTTTTACCTTTCTCAAATAATTATTTGTGAATCACAACGAATTGATATAGCTTTATTCAGATCTAACTTCTTTACCAGCATCGGCAAAAAATTCATAAGACAGCTTCCTCAAAGGTTTCTTTGATTAGACTTTTGAGTTCTTTGACGCTCATATCTTTAATTTGCATATTAATCTCTTCATGAATTTAAAAAGCAGGCGTTGCTGATTAAAAGTATGAATTGCCCCTAACCCCCAATTATGGGGGAAGAAGATAATTGAAAGTCCCCTATTTTTGGGGGATTTAGGGGGCATCACTATGAAGGAAAAAATAAATTCATACCCGGATTCAGCAACGCCAAAAAGCAGACTAGAAAGCCTGCTCTAAAAAAACTTATAAATCTGTTTTAAAAGTTGTAGCTAAAAACCTGAATTGTGCTATTTTCTGGTATTTTACCAGGGCTTACGCTAATAGTATCGCTGTTACTACGGCGTACCTTCATTCCACCCATTACATTTAGAAAATCATCTAAAGGTGCAATATCACAATTATCGTTGTCAGCAGCTTGGGTACGATAATGAGTAGGAACTACCAACTTAGGATTCAGAATCTGAATTGCTTTTCTGGCTTCCTCAGCATTATAAGCCTTAGCACTACCACCTACAGGTACTAATAGCACGTCAGGACGACCCATCAAAATTTTCTGCTCTAATGAAATAGGTGCAGCAGCTCCTCCTAAATGCAAGATATTAACTCCTGCTTGCTTCCACTGCCAAGCTGTATTTATTCCAAAACGTTTTCCACCAATGCGATCGTGATCTATCGCTATGCCTTGAAACTTAATTCCTTTAAACTGGTAAACCCCCGGTTGATACATTAATTTAGGGCTTCCGGGTAAACCCTCCACCGCACCTTCATCTAAAAGTTGACTGCTAATTAATACTAAATCAGCAGTAACCTTGGGTGGACGATAGCCAGCAGTACAGCCTATAGTACGAAAAGGGTTTACTAAAATTGTTGTGCCGCCACCCGTAAACAAAAAGCTAGTATGCCCCAACCATTTAATTGATAGCGAGCCACCAGATTGGGCATTTACTCGCAACCCAGAACCTAAGTTAGCAAACAACGCACCTGCTAACCCCGCTCCAGCGTAGCCCATCAACTGTCGTCGTTTCATTTACTTATCAAAGGTAATTTTTCTAGAAAGTTTTGCAATAATTGCTTTCCCGAATTCGTCAGGATACTCTCTGGATGAAATTGGACACCTTCTATGTGAGGAAAGTTCCTGTGTCGTACTCCCATAATTGTTCCATCTTCAACCCAGGCAGTAATTTCCAACGTATCCGGAATTGTATCTCGCTCTATTACCAAACTATGATACCTGGTTGCGGTCATCGGATTATCTAATCCCCGAAAAACTCCTACCCCTGCATGAAAAACTTCTGAAGTTTTACCGTGCATCAACTCTGGAGCAGAAACTATCTTACCACCAAACACCTGACCTATACTTTGATGCCCCAAACATACGCCCAAAATTGGATAATCTGCACCTAATTCTTCTATTAATTTTAAAGAAATTCCTGCATCTTCCGGTTTTCCAGGACCCGGAGATATTACTATACCATCCGGCTTCAATGCCCGGATGTCACCTAAAGATATCTTATTGTTACGAAACACTTTAATCTGTTTTGCAACAGAAAAGTTTACAGCTAATTCCCCTAAATATTGTACCAAATTATAGGTAAAGCTGTCGTAGTTATCTATGACTATCAGCACAGCGATTAAACCCCCAAGTTTTATCTAGCTATGCCAAACTTGTCCGACTGTGTTAGCTAAAGTAAACCACAAAATTCACAGAGACGATAGAATCAACTCGAACAAAGGAGGCAATATAAGCATAGCAGCAACTAATAATGCGACCAAAGCCGATACTAATACCGCACCAGCAGCACAGTCTTTAGCAATTTTCGCTAATTCATGATACTTTTGCTCGACAGTCAAATCAACAACAGATTCAACAGCAGTATTTAACAGTTCCAAAGCTAAAACTAAGCCGCTAGTAACTGCGATTACTGCTACTTCTACCGGCTTCAGATGTAAAAAAACGCTCAAACCAATTGCCAAAGCGCAAACAGATACGTGAATGCGAAAATTACGCTGAGTTTGGAAAGCATAGGTAATTCCAGCCCAAGCATATTTAAAACTGACAAACAAGTTGGAGGCAACTGCCCAAGATAAATCTCTTTGTTTAGACACTACGGTTTCTAAACGGTTTGTTTTGGGTGAAGATGAAATTTGCTGGGACATAGGCATAAAAGTATGATTGCTCCAATTGTAGGATAGAAGTTTTTCCAGAATTTTAAAGGTCGAATCAACTTTTGATAATTTTCTACAGAAATATTTTAAAAAGACAACTTGAAGGCAGGATTAAACTAGTTGATAAACGTATCTATTCTATGTCTACCTCAATACTTAATGTCTTCAGTAGCATTACTTGCTTTTCTAGCATTCGCTGTAAACTTTCTTCATCAGGATGATCCCAGCCTATTAAATGTAGGAAACCGTGAGATGACAGCCAAGCAAGTTCTGTTTTTAATGAATGTTTTTGTTGTATAGCTTGCCTTTGAGCAGTATCAACAGAAACTATGATATCGCCAAGGTATAAAGGTTCATCCTCGGTTTCCATTTCTGTTACATGTGGAGAATCTACTTCTAAAGCCGCAAAAGCCAAAACATCTGTGGGCTTATCTTGATTGCGGTATTGATAATTCAGGGTTTGAATTTCTGAATCATTAGTCAAGCGTAGCCCAATTTCGTAAGCAGAGGATGCCTGAATATCGCATTGCATCATATGCATCCACTTACAAAACCAGTTTTCCCAAGTTTTTACACCAATAGGCAAGTTCTCATCGTCATTCTCCACAGGCTCTGTTGGAGAAGATTGATAAAAATTATCCTGCACGTAAACCTCAACACAAAGCTGTTTATCCACTTTATCTCCCCTCGTTAACGAGTTAGATAAGCAAGACCAACCAAAACAGCGAGCAGTCCAACAGTAGTAAGTGCAAAATGTTTTAGCGAGGTGCCACCCTTTTGCACCATATTCCGCATAGCCAGTTTAGTATAACTAGGTTTATCTTCCTTGGTAGAAGAATCGCTCATAATGATTCCATAACAAACTCTTCTACTAATGTAACAAATTGTTGAGATATGGAGCGCCAATTTGGCATTTTCTATGAATTTCGGAATTGGTAATTGGTAATTGGTAATGGGTAATTGGTAATAGTTAATTAGGAACAGTGAAAAGCTAAGAGTTAAAAGTTAATAATTCTTTTTGCCCAATGCCCAATGCCCAATGCCCAATGCCCCATTACCCATTACCCATTACCCATTCTCAGTTACTTGGTTTTCCTGCCTTAGATAAGCTTGAATGAAGGAATCTAATTCTCCATTCATTACGTCAGTTATAGCCGTTGTTTCGATGTTGGTACGCAAGTCTTTCACCATCTGGTAAGGATGGAATACGTAGTTACGTATTTGGTTTCCCCAGCTTGCTTCTACCATATCGCCGCGAATTTCAGCGATTTCTTG comes from Rivularia sp. PCC 7116 and encodes:
- a CDS encoding diacylglycerol kinase; the protein is MSQQISSSPKTNRLETVVSKQRDLSWAVASNLFVSFKYAWAGITYAFQTQRNFRIHVSVCALAIGLSVFLHLKPVEVAVIAVTSGLVLALELLNTAVESVVDLTVEQKYHELAKIAKDCAAGAVLVSALVALLVAAMLILPPLFELILSSL
- the ybeY gene encoding rRNA maturation RNase YbeY, with the protein product MDKQLCVEVYVQDNFYQSSPTEPVENDDENLPIGVKTWENWFCKWMHMMQCDIQASSAYEIGLRLTNDSEIQTLNYQYRNQDKPTDVLAFAALEVDSPHVTEMETEDEPLYLGDIIVSVDTAQRQAIQQKHSLKTELAWLSSHGFLHLIGWDHPDEESLQRMLEKQVMLLKTLSIEVDIE
- a CDS encoding family 10 glycosylhydrolase, translating into MSSKKKEPSGCGCLNIPISVIVLFLGGGIWLFTQRDNLGISKIIPDSEQLNIPFISAKPTQDNSKLPSNPAPVVSSNPKQSTQKLPSNPAPIASPKPIPKVTPAPTVSQSPEIKTQTKAVAIKPKPVPKTPWEKKEIRGIYLSRYQVTNNASEQMIRQRVRYYKSKGFNTIIHGVWGNACTMYKSEVMQKTLGFKSCPNLFRDKWLDWLIDEAHKQGMEVHAYFEKGIKIDKNSPIFDLAVEKRWIVAGIDKTYAGIDHYVLDVEIPEVANFFKDILVEFVQKYPKIDAVQWDDYLGYHAELPGKVNRTDKLTKFTQQMITAMKQANPSVSFDICHHNPYWAKRYFAADYQKWKVDRIFIQAYNEKGFQDELNYAKKVDGIAISDRQFHRVEELVKNKEIKSILVFPIAGKPRETAAELNKLISK
- a CDS encoding DUF3285 domain-containing protein yields the protein MSDSSTKEDKPSYTKLAMRNMVQKGGTSLKHFALTTVGLLAVLVGLAYLTR
- a CDS encoding aminodeoxychorismate/anthranilate synthase component II; the protein is MLIVIDNYDSFTYNLVQYLGELAVNFSVAKQIKVFRNNKISLGDIRALKPDGIVISPGPGKPEDAGISLKLIEELGADYPILGVCLGHQSIGQVFGGKIVSAPELMHGKTSEVFHAGVGVFRGLDNPMTATRYHSLVIERDTIPDTLEITAWVEDGTIMGVRHRNFPHIEGVQFHPESILTNSGKQLLQNFLEKLPLISK
- a CDS encoding MBL fold metallo-hydrolase, which codes for MKRRQLMGYAGAGLAGALFANLGSGLRVNAQSGGSLSIKWLGHTSFLFTGGGTTILVNPFRTIGCTAGYRPPKVTADLVLISSQLLDEGAVEGLPGSPKLMYQPGVYQFKGIKFQGIAIDHDRIGGKRFGINTAWQWKQAGVNILHLGGAAAPISLEQKILMGRPDVLLVPVGGSAKAYNAEEARKAIQILNPKLVVPTHYRTQAADNDNCDIAPLDDFLNVMGGMKVRRSNSDTISVSPGKIPENSTIQVFSYNF